One genomic segment of Helianthus annuus cultivar XRQ/B chromosome 14, HanXRQr2.0-SUNRISE, whole genome shotgun sequence includes these proteins:
- the LOC110904785 gene encoding uncharacterized protein LOC110904785: MTVFFLKRKDKGRERSRLRANVMGRHVRAVCSIAPHSAGEHRNARRYGPKKKIRRDMDSGVMWTKVENGEQIPFFLLLPRAAMSFTPFFFFFSKRPGGRCNRRHTGAMFFFAPHYMWPYNLLCGMVMIFP, encoded by the exons ATGACGGTCTTCTTTCTGAAACGAAAAG ATAAAGGGAGAGAGAGAAGTAGATTAAGAGCAAACGTTATGGGGCGGCATGTGAGGGCGGTATGCTCAATAGCGCCGCATAGCGCCGGTGAACACCGAAACGCACGGCGTTATGGGCCAAAAAAGAAGATCCGGCGCGATATGGATAGCGGCGTGATGT ggaccaaagtggaaaATGGAGAACAAATCCCCTTCTTCCTCCTTCTTCCTCGCGCCGCTATGTCCTTCAcgcctttctttttttttttctcaaagcGCCCCGGGGGGCGGTGTAATCGGCGCCATACCGGCGCTATGTTCTTCTTCGCGCCCCATTACATGTGGCCTTATAACTTGCTATGCGGTATGGTGATGATCTTCCCTTAA
- the LOC110904784 gene encoding UDP-glycosyltransferase 76B1-like encodes MNNHEPAATVESRSNNRRLVLFPIPFQGHINPMLQLANILYTKGFKITIIHTDFNSPNQSNYPHFTFKSITDGLFKSENRSLNLDTSNYVINFLNESCIEPFTVCMAKLLELEPVTCLISDALWHFTQSVADSLKLKRIVLRTSSMSCIPVYAAFVLGETSYFNTTVKEELALMTENDIEKIHKDRSEKGNEEVICSMIKETKASSGIIFNTFKELEEPAFSALSQDFHIPIFPIGPFHKYFPASSSSLLEQDRSSISWLDHQPVNSVVYVSFGSIAQMGEAKFTDMAWGLANSKQRFLWVVRPGSVHGSQWLESLPKGFMEDVGERGRIVKWAPQQEVLAHQAVGCFWTHNGWNSTLESICEGVPMICSPCSYDQPVNARYVTDVWKIGVMLDDEMNREETGIAIKKVITGKEGNEMRKRSKSLQEKVNKSLRNGGSAYQSLENLVDYILSF; translated from the coding sequence ATGAATAATCACGAACCGGCGGCAACTGTCGAATCACGGTCAAACAACCGCCGGCTCGTGCTTTTTCCTATACCATTTCAAGGCCACATAAACCCCATGCTTCAGTTAGCAAACATTCTCTATACTAAAGGCTTCAAGATTACCATCATTCACACCGATTTCAATTCTCCAAATCAATCAAACTACCCACACTTCACCTTCAAGTCAATCACCGACGGCTTGTTCAAGTCCGAAAACAGGAGTTTGAATCTAGATACTAGTAACTATGTCATCAACTTCTTGAACGAAAGCTGCATCGAGCCATTCACGGTCTGCATGGCTAAGTTGCTAGAACTGGAGCCTGTGACATGCTTGATCTCAGACGCACTATGGCATTTCACTCAGTCGGTTGCAGACAGTTTGAAACTTAAAAGAATTGTGTTACGAACAAGCAGTATGTCATGCATCCCTGTTTACGCAGCTTTTGTTCTTGGTGAGACGAGCTACTTCAATACCACCGTTAAAGAAGAGCTTGCGTTGATGACGGAAAACGACATAGAAAAGATTCACAAAGATCGGTCAGAGAAGGGGAACGAGGAGGTGATATGTAGCATGATCAAAGAGACAAAGGCGTCTTCGGGGATCATATTCAACACTTTCAAAGAACTAGAAGAGCCGGCTTTTTCAGCCTTATCGCAAGATTTTCATATTCCGATATTCCCAATCGGTCCTTTTCATAAATATTTTCCGGCTTCATCTAGCAGTTTATTAGAACAAGACCGAAGCTCTATTTCGTGGTTAGACCACCAACCGGTCAACTCTGTAGTGTATGTGAGTTTTGGGAGTATTGCTCAGATGGGTGAAGCTAAATTTACCGATATGGCTTGGGGGTTAGCGAACAGCAAGCAGCGGTTTCTGTGGGTGGTTCGACCTGGTTCGGTCCACGGCTCTCAATGGCTCGAGTCATTACCTAAAGGGTTCATGGAAGACGTAGGTGAAAGAGGACGTATTGTCAAGTGGGCTCCTCAACAAGAAGTACTTGCTCATCAAGCTGTAGGATGCTTCTGGACTCATAACGGATGGAACTCAACGTTGGAGAGCATTTGCGAAGGTGTTCCGATGATCTGCTCACCTTGTTCGTATGATCAACCGGTTAACGCAAGATACGTAACAGACGTTTGGAAAATAGGAGTGATGTTGGATGATGAGATGAATCGAGAGGAAACCGGGATAGCGATAAAGAAAGTAATTACGGGTAAAGAAGGTAACGAGATGAGAAAAAGATCTAAATCGCTTCAAGAGAAGGTTAACAAATCTCTGCGAAACGGTGGATCCGCGTACCAATCGCTCGAGAACTTAGTTGACTATATCCTCTCTTTCTAG
- the LOC110904783 gene encoding 7-deoxyloganetic acid glucosyl transferase, translating to MDRETLPPHVLIFPLPLQGPVNSMFKLAELLCLSGLHVTFLVTDHIHTRLLKYSNMQSRFDAYPGFRLETISDGLPEDHPRSGDRLMEMFDSLKIKNKILFKDLLTSSKLNSDSRRPVTCIISDGIMGYTCDVAKDVGLPIIFVRTISACCLWVFFCLPKLIESGELPFADDDLDTPIKSIPGMEGFFRRRDLPMFCRSGNLSDPNVNLYLPEITENPRAHGLILNTFDDLEGPILDQIRAFCPNLYTIGPLHSHLKYKLAGQSSSSLPSSNSLWKEDMSCITWLDSQPTKSVLYVSFGSLAVMTKEQYMEFWHGLVNSGSRFLWVIRPDSITSDPTDIPLELSKGTEERGYIIGWAPQEEVLAHRAVGGFLTHSGWNSTLESVIEGVPMICWPYFLDQQVNSRFVGEVWKLGLDMKDTCDRVIVEKTVRELMEDRKDEFRKSADEMAKLAKQCLMEGGSSYGNLKRLVEDIKAM from the exons ATGGATCGAGAAACACTCCCACCTCATGTGCTAATATTCCCCTTGCCATTACAAGGTCCTGTTAACTCTATGTTCAAGTTAGCCGAGCTTCTATGTCTCTCGGGTCTCCACGTCACGTTTCTTGTCACTGATCATATCCACACCCGACTCCTCAAGTATTCCAACATGCAGTCCCGCTTTGATGCTTACCCTGGTTTCCGTCTAGAAACAATATCAGATGGCCTTCCGGAAGACCATCCTCGATCTGGGGACCGCCTTATGGAAATGTTTGACTCTTTGAAAATAAAAAACAAGATCCTTTTTAAAGATCTCTTGACGTCTAGCAAACTGAATTCGGATTCACGCAGACCTGTAACGTGTATCATTTCTGATGGGATTATGGGGTATACTTGTGATGTGGCTAAGGATGTCGGATTGCCGATTATATTTGTCCGTACTATCAGCGCTTGTTGCCTGTGGGTTTTCTTTTGTCTTCCGAAGCTCATTGAATCTGGTGAACTCCCATTTGCAG ATGACGACTTGGACACACCGATAAAGAGTATACCGGGTATGGAAGGGTTCTTTAGGCGGCGTGATCTTCCAATGTTTTGTCGTTCGGGTAATTTGTCAGACCCGAATGTGAACCTCTATCTACCGGAAATCACAGAAAACCCAAGAGCCCATGGGCTTATACTCAACACATTTGATGATTTAGAGGGTCCGATACTTGACCAAATACGCGCATTCTGTCCAAATCTATACACAATTGGCCCACTGCACTCCCATCTTAAGTACAAGCTAGCGGGTCAATCATCCTCATCACTGCCTTCTTCAAACAGTCTGTGGAAAGAAGATATGAGCTGTATTACATGGCTGGACTCACAACCGACGAAATCGGTTCTGTACGTTAGCTTCGGAAGTCTTGCGGTAATGACAAAGGAGCAATACATGGAGTTCTGGCACGGGCTGGTGAACAGTGGGTCTCGGTTCTTATGGGTCATACGGCCCGACTCGATTACCAGTGATCCTACCGATATCCCGTTGGAACTATCTAAAGGTACGGAAGAGAGAGGGTATATAATCGGGTGGGCTCCACAGGAGGAGGTCTTGGCCCACAGAGCCGTCGGTGGGTTTTTAACACACAGCGGATGGAATTCGACTCTCGAGAGTGTGATCGAAGGTGTGCCGATGATTTGTTGGCCGTATTTTTTAGACCAACAAGTGAATAGTCGGTTTGTGGGGGAAGTGTGGAAGTTGGGCCTGGACATGAAGGATACTTGTGACAGAGTGATTGTCGAGAAGACGGTGCGAGAATTGATGGAAGATCGGAAAGACGAGTTTCGGAAGTCGGCAGACGAGATGGCGAAACTCGCTAAACAATGCTTGATGGAAGGTGGATCGTCATATGGTAATTTAAAGCGTCTAGTTGAAGACATCAAAGCCATGTAA